A stretch of the Filimonas lacunae genome encodes the following:
- a CDS encoding TIR domain-containing protein has product MTKVYLQDVFKKSGIPTYTFVKPSEYNDIIVALRTKGRGIIVEGPSGIGKTTCIQKAIEETGQYKQVVSLSARKREDLEMIAIIPEFRDMGTVIVDDFHVLDETLKLRLADFLKILADEERENDKLILIGINKAGNSLVNMANDLNNRIDTIRFERNSDSKIEELIQLGEEALNIRINTKKELIDLSKGGFHIVQNLCSVLCTMAGALERDNENVVEIKTSIELMKDKVLNEYDRAFYSPAKDFATGTRLIREGRAPYLHLLFWLSKSEDWTIQMDDIMRAYPEHKLSVSQVVTKGHLETLINQSEHIQKVIHYDANSRTLTVEDPKFMFYIRNLLWDKFSSRIGYIGFRFETPYDFALSFAGEDRELAEKIFNLLSEKQIAVFYDKNEQTRILAENVEDYLGPIYSSQAVYVVTLLSCSYPRKVWTKFESDNFKHRFGNNSIIPIWYSDCPPGMFDESRKYGGITYEKNVDIDKQAGLICDSLVEKISERRYENKDLKSDDGE; this is encoded by the coding sequence ATGACAAAAGTTTACTTACAAGACGTTTTCAAGAAGTCAGGTATACCAACATATACTTTTGTAAAGCCAAGTGAATACAATGATATAATTGTTGCTTTAAGGACTAAAGGTCGCGGTATAATTGTTGAAGGACCTTCTGGTATAGGTAAGACAACGTGCATTCAAAAAGCAATCGAAGAAACAGGTCAGTATAAACAAGTGGTTTCATTATCTGCCAGAAAACGAGAGGATTTAGAGATGATTGCAATAATCCCGGAATTTAGGGATATGGGAACTGTAATAGTTGATGACTTTCACGTATTGGATGAAACGTTAAAACTACGCTTAGCAGATTTTTTGAAAATATTAGCCGATGAGGAAAGGGAAAATGATAAGCTAATTCTCATTGGAATTAACAAGGCTGGCAATTCGTTAGTTAACATGGCGAACGATCTAAACAACAGAATTGATACTATTAGGTTCGAGCGTAACTCTGATTCTAAAATTGAGGAACTAATTCAATTGGGCGAAGAAGCGCTTAACATTAGGATTAATACCAAAAAAGAGCTAATAGATCTTTCAAAAGGCGGATTTCATATTGTTCAAAATCTATGTAGTGTTCTCTGTACAATGGCTGGAGCACTGGAACGAGATAATGAAAATGTTGTTGAGATCAAAACTAGTATTGAATTAATGAAAGATAAAGTACTTAATGAGTACGACCGAGCCTTTTATTCTCCTGCTAAAGACTTTGCAACAGGAACGCGATTGATTCGTGAAGGAAGAGCACCATACCTCCATTTACTATTTTGGTTATCAAAGTCTGAAGACTGGACAATTCAAATGGATGATATTATGAGAGCATATCCTGAACATAAGCTAAGTGTCTCCCAAGTTGTTACTAAAGGCCACCTAGAGACATTAATAAACCAAAGTGAACATATTCAAAAGGTTATACACTACGATGCCAATTCAAGAACATTAACAGTGGAAGATCCGAAATTCATGTTCTACATTAGAAATTTATTGTGGGATAAATTTTCGAGCCGGATTGGTTACATTGGATTCAGATTTGAAACACCATATGACTTTGCCTTATCCTTTGCAGGTGAAGATCGCGAATTAGCAGAGAAAATATTTAATTTATTAAGTGAAAAGCAAATAGCCGTTTTTTATGATAAAAATGAACAAACAAGAATTCTAGCAGAGAACGTTGAAGATTACTTAGGACCTATTTATTCATCACAGGCTGTATATGTAGTTACACTATTGAGTTGCAGTTATCCTAGAAAAGTTTGGACTAAGTTTGAATCAGATAATTTCAAGCACCGTTTTGGAAATAATTCAATTATTCCAATATGGTATTCTGATTGCCCTCCAGGCATGTTTGATGAATCGAGGAAATATGGGGGAATTACATATGAAAAAAACGTAGATATAGATAAACAAGCTGGGCTAATCTGTGATAGCCTTGTTGAAAAAATATCAGAAAGGCGCTATGAAAATAAAGACTTAAAAAGTGATGACGGAGAGTAA
- a CDS encoding toll/interleukin-1 receptor domain-containing protein has translation MIVTESQFKSETKSNERTAVLLEKIHHLLEGNNKMIFISHKHEEEDYVFRLKNLLERNGFIGYVDWEDDQMPATTCGETATKLKSKIIKSYKFILIATEAAIQSKWCNWELGFGDAHKYIDHIAVFPIKKDYTGYKGEEYIQIYPTLQRMENANNINNKYYIHYPDGKEISLEKWLTL, from the coding sequence ATGATAGTTACAGAAAGTCAATTTAAAAGCGAGACTAAATCCAATGAAAGAACTGCGGTATTGTTGGAGAAAATACATCACCTACTTGAAGGAAACAATAAAATGATTTTCATTTCACATAAGCATGAAGAGGAAGATTATGTTTTCAGGCTTAAAAACTTGTTAGAGAGAAATGGATTTATTGGATACGTTGACTGGGAGGATGATCAAATGCCAGCCACAACTTGTGGCGAAACAGCCACTAAGTTAAAAAGTAAAATTATCAAATCATATAAATTTATCCTGATAGCTACCGAAGCTGCAATTCAATCAAAGTGGTGCAATTGGGAATTAGGGTTTGGAGATGCTCATAAGTACATAGATCACATAGCCGTTTTTCCTATAAAAAAAGACTACACGGGGTATAAAGGCGAGGAGTATATTCAAATATACCCAACTTTGCAAAGAATGGAAAATGCAAATAACATTAACAACAAATACTATATTCATTATCCAGATGGAAAAGAAATTTCTTTAGAAAAATGGTTAACCCTGTAA
- a CDS encoding Crp/Fnr family transcriptional regulator: MVDQSLDYKTKFAKFFEPALLAELEEKAMIVEVNSGDVMLNIGQAIRAIPLLASGAIKVSRISDEGQELLLYYVKEGESCAMTFNCSMLAQTSVIKGTAEEDSVLVCVPVALMEQWMVKFPSWKKYVMTTILNRFTEMIKSIDEVAFKKMDERLANYLKEKSSISGSSVINLTHQQIADELGTNRVVISRLLKKLENEKKLLIYNKQIKLLKHL; the protein is encoded by the coding sequence ATGGTAGACCAGTCATTGGATTACAAAACAAAATTTGCGAAGTTTTTTGAACCGGCACTCCTGGCCGAACTGGAAGAAAAAGCAATGATTGTGGAAGTGAACAGCGGCGATGTGATGCTGAACATAGGACAGGCGATCAGGGCTATTCCGCTGCTGGCCAGCGGTGCCATAAAAGTTAGCCGCATCAGCGACGAAGGACAGGAACTTTTGCTGTATTATGTAAAGGAAGGAGAAAGCTGCGCCATGACCTTTAATTGCAGTATGTTAGCGCAAACAAGCGTAATTAAAGGCACCGCGGAAGAAGACAGTGTATTGGTGTGTGTGCCGGTGGCATTGATGGAACAGTGGATGGTTAAATTTCCCTCGTGGAAGAAGTATGTAATGACTACCATATTAAACCGCTTTACTGAAATGATCAAATCCATTGATGAAGTGGCGTTCAAAAAAATGGACGAGCGGCTTGCCAACTACCTGAAAGAAAAATCAAGTATCAGCGGTTCTTCTGTAATCAATCTTACGCACCAGCAAATAGCTGATGAACTGGGTACCAACCGCGTGGTGATTTCGCGGCTGTTGAAGAAGCTGGAGAATGAAAAGAAGTTGCTTATCTACAACAAGCAGATAAAATTATTGAAGCATTTGTAA
- a CDS encoding RNA-directed DNA polymerase: MKTSKLVTKGFFPEELPPPFNTKDLGKVIKDVLDNPDEYPIETGSSKKKKAIIFKVVPFSTPKIRAYRRTLALPNPLHYIWFSDFISEKWSDIISFTEGSSISLSPLRYSVDTERAIAQPSYDRITNERILRSTGHKYLLKVDILKFYGNIYTHSIPWVLHTKALAKSNRDPHGLLGNKLDWFVRNMQDGQTMGIPVGPDISRIISEIIVAYIDRELSRELGVLEGIRVVDDYSLYFKDLAGLEKARSLIQKLLRDIELDLNQAKEKVILLPEIIESEWYNRLRQFKFSNKKILQTKDIIAYFDLCFHYSEKYPDESILAYSISKMAATVFREENWPILESFLLKSLQVEPKVLPYVVKIFLSHKKEGYELNMDVIEDILNDYLLYHLRLENHFEIVWTLWFIKELEIVVSESAARELSNSSNDVVILTALDLQNHLLIPHGLDTSEWKMLLTAENLYSEHWLLAYEACVSGLLKPETEYIQENPFFKLLKKHKVRFYNADQNLDLSSIRVASKSTSLEKYRSTHEEDDEGDHDFRSMADRLRKKIKRPKDEDLDWED; the protein is encoded by the coding sequence ATGAAAACTAGCAAGCTTGTTACAAAAGGTTTTTTTCCAGAGGAACTACCTCCCCCATTTAACACAAAGGATTTGGGGAAAGTCATAAAAGATGTGCTGGATAACCCGGATGAATATCCTATTGAAACTGGGAGTAGCAAGAAGAAAAAGGCGATCATTTTTAAAGTAGTCCCTTTCTCAACTCCTAAGATACGAGCTTATCGTCGTACCTTGGCACTTCCCAATCCACTGCATTATATATGGTTCTCAGATTTCATTTCTGAGAAATGGAGTGATATTATATCCTTTACAGAAGGTTCTAGCATTTCCCTTTCTCCTTTGCGATATAGCGTTGATACAGAGAGGGCAATTGCCCAGCCGTCATACGACAGAATTACTAATGAAAGGATATTACGATCAACTGGTCACAAATATTTATTAAAGGTTGATATACTAAAATTCTATGGCAATATTTATACACATAGTATTCCTTGGGTATTACACACTAAAGCTCTAGCAAAGAGCAACCGCGATCCTCATGGTTTGTTGGGTAATAAACTTGACTGGTTTGTGAGAAATATGCAAGATGGACAAACGATGGGAATACCCGTCGGACCTGACATTAGCCGAATTATTTCGGAGATTATTGTAGCCTATATAGATCGCGAGCTATCCAGAGAGCTGGGAGTATTGGAAGGCATAAGGGTTGTAGACGATTATTCTCTATATTTTAAAGATTTAGCTGGCTTAGAAAAAGCTCGTTCACTTATACAAAAACTGCTGCGTGATATAGAATTGGATTTAAATCAAGCCAAAGAGAAGGTTATATTGTTACCTGAAATTATCGAAAGTGAGTGGTATAATCGGTTGCGTCAATTTAAATTTAGCAATAAAAAGATACTACAGACGAAAGACATCATAGCCTACTTTGATTTATGTTTTCATTACAGTGAAAAATATCCTGATGAGTCTATATTAGCTTATAGTATTTCTAAGATGGCAGCTACTGTTTTTAGAGAGGAGAATTGGCCAATTTTAGAATCTTTCCTTTTAAAGTCACTACAAGTAGAACCCAAAGTATTACCTTATGTTGTTAAAATCTTTTTGAGTCATAAAAAGGAAGGATATGAATTGAATATGGATGTCATTGAAGATATCCTAAATGACTATCTGCTGTATCATCTAAGATTAGAAAATCATTTTGAGATAGTTTGGACACTGTGGTTTATTAAAGAATTGGAGATTGTAGTTTCAGAAAGTGCAGCTAGAGAGTTAAGTAATTCTAGTAATGACGTGGTTATATTAACGGCACTAGACCTACAAAATCATCTTTTGATTCCTCATGGACTTGATACATCTGAGTGGAAAATGCTATTGACTGCTGAAAACTTATATTCTGAGCACTGGTTACTAGCTTACGAAGCTTGTGTTAGTGGTTTACTAAAACCAGAGACAGAATATATCCAAGAAAACCCTTTCTTTAAATTACTAAAGAAACATAAAGTTAGGTTTTACAATGCAGATCAAAATTTAGACCTGTCTAGTATTAGGGTTGCATCCAAATCGACATCATTAGAAAAATATCGCTCGACCCACGAAGAAGACGATGAAGGAGATCATGATTTTCGCTCAATGGCTGATCGTCTTCGTAAAAAAATTAAAAGGCCCAAGGACGAAGATCTTGATTGGGAAGATTAA
- a CDS encoding LytR/AlgR family response regulator transcription factor: MSALKIGVVEDELVIARTIIGTLHELGYTHCGPAINYTEAIDLLEHQKPDLLLLDIQLAGKKDGFDVAQQLNERYPMPFIFLTANSDAETIDQAKKVKPHAYIVKPFTKEELFAAIEIAFSNFANSFPAGKTAAPTALHDKDHLFVKDGHTYKKIYLHEILYLESDANYVSVHLQLQKKVMIRTTINALIEQINSKNFLRVHRSYSVNIEKIVHVHPSEIVLQGATVPIGKLYREELFKALGIRE; the protein is encoded by the coding sequence GAACGATCATTGGCACCCTGCACGAATTGGGCTATACCCATTGCGGACCGGCTATTAATTATACCGAGGCTATCGACCTGCTTGAGCATCAAAAGCCCGACCTGTTATTGCTGGATATTCAACTGGCTGGTAAAAAAGACGGCTTTGATGTAGCCCAACAACTGAATGAGCGCTACCCAATGCCCTTTATTTTTCTCACAGCCAACAGCGATGCAGAAACAATAGACCAGGCAAAAAAGGTAAAACCACATGCCTACATTGTAAAACCCTTTACCAAAGAAGAATTGTTCGCTGCCATTGAGATTGCCTTTAGCAATTTTGCCAACAGCTTCCCTGCTGGTAAAACGGCTGCCCCCACTGCATTACATGATAAAGACCATTTGTTTGTAAAAGATGGTCATACCTATAAAAAGATTTACCTGCATGAGATCCTGTACCTGGAAAGCGATGCCAATTACGTATCCGTTCACCTGCAGTTGCAAAAAAAGGTAATGATCCGCACCACCATCAACGCCCTGATAGAACAGATCAACAGCAAAAACTTCCTACGTGTACACCGAAGCTACTCGGTTAATATCGAAAAGATCGTTCATGTTCATCCATCAGAAATTGTGCTGCAGGGCGCTACCGTTCCCATTGGTAAATTGTACCGGGAAGAACTTTTTAAAGCGCTTGGGATCAGGGAATAG
- a CDS encoding helix-turn-helix transcriptional regulator, which produces MITTSMPEKVHQGRAVKRLREILHIKQEVLADALNISQQSVSLLETKETIEPEQLEQIAKTLKVPVDAIKNFNEEAQIYNIQNNYEGASYNKVNEVGIAYNCTFNALDKWVEAVDEIKKLNAALLKEKDEKIALLEKILADKRK; this is translated from the coding sequence ATGATTACTACCAGTATGCCTGAAAAAGTACACCAAGGACGCGCAGTAAAACGCCTTAGAGAAATCCTGCATATTAAACAGGAAGTATTAGCTGACGCTCTTAATATTAGCCAGCAAAGTGTTTCTTTATTAGAAACTAAAGAAACAATTGAACCGGAACAGCTCGAACAGATTGCTAAAACGCTAAAAGTACCGGTTGATGCTATTAAGAATTTTAATGAAGAAGCTCAGATTTATAATATACAAAACAATTATGAAGGAGCATCCTACAATAAGGTCAATGAAGTTGGCATTGCTTACAACTGCACCTTTAATGCTCTCGATAAATGGGTAGAAGCTGTTGACGAAATAAAGAAGCTAAATGCTGCGCTGCTGAAAGAAAAAGATGAAAAGATTGCTTTGTTAGAAAAGATATTAGCAGATAAAAGAAAATAG
- a CDS encoding leucine-rich repeat domain-containing protein gives MERIAYVFENTDTIIGNDVIFPGTPYILNNFNYTVNISPFSSFWRFGIRLSTKGEIKFNQPADRYQSPDFLNENIDIHLGVGEWHEGVWDFPYRLHLAQYNIKGYDHLLYRSEDYESESKISWVFSYDSHAELLHLSVSSENMNYFETSVPIKREMRFFQFFAWADESSFKLNCEIEINRYRDEDINQIQVLQAGNIEFRHGDMMDSEALRKANVIILPAETNGEFSANVRSRASEMGIPAPTTASLGEVVLYKIDNSPEPVFAGYAYSVNRNVSNANVIVKICDTLSNIILTTPLLSENVFGLNLPLLGTGAGGLSVTEVAEVYNRCFNNKKHIPVIVSVLKVSDFEQIKKLFSGRYLTIDQLTNLEKPQTIHFLEERLRIKLEKGAYLLNVHDEIISLTLSNVNIREGEDLVALKTIKNFRFHKCNIYNTSFFLKFPKLTSLSINFGNVVDFSFLEKMKQLEVLDVSNNTIQSLDFLKSLTILKKLVARSCNIKDIHFLQNLLKLQALDLANNKIEEIKTLEALVNLVNLNLSFNRISSISPLRKLKNITFLDISNNNIIRFEQILQLTKLNYLKADNNPYVKRSELILKETENHLSALRNILLRELEAEQIPVELPAKLLLLGNHASGKTSLMKFILNGHFNETVASTHILQIEKFGKNTTTSLPEAIFFDFGGQDYYHGIYRAFLSGGAAYLILWNATFNFNTQRLDTQNFLTQDFSIEYWMSQKKYLEDEKFFIGSDPVLLIQTHADESPRKSYSNPNHFIDNQFYVSLKTTQQRDDSFSLQDQKNKHALEYLRHSIQDLIEERKLKTKRPSWFIDFLIFILNQSRAEGFESRSLDYFTPYYKRPEQDNHDFLQEDLDQLHKQGLILYYKDMLPNCVWLNPAALVNYVHETILSKAKKKDGGRLSPEDLAEYSPAVIQLLKYQKVIFEHQFGINGIEFIIPNFLPLSSESNAEFNLLTFSIGEPKFILKFLHFIPFGLINQAICFFGKLPEKKIFWRDQLLFILEDSTVVLISIDFQNLEIRTHFSSKKGLSERENSDIMKYLFFSLLGLYWDLDMPDISNFTAFTRGLLQKDYFSPNSEIYKQLNNCELLFEREACRPLDLYITLNNKNFIKYQDLCNEDNVLLINSWELTNERTFTENSKFTSAFPFQPFTNKELKRRKKVVISYSKKDLKLINKFKDYLIPLYDDELIDTPWYCSELMPGSDWDEEIGKRFSEADIIFFMVSENLMSTKYVKQKEIKYAIDRWEKDQSVKIIPILLVPYHFQRNGKYNLSRFTTLPYTLKPVVDFPNQLTAWHLISHIVRKVIESDLNPENDHEIVTSEIRMYFERIASDDQSMRFQNTGF, from the coding sequence ATGGAGAGAATTGCTTACGTATTTGAAAATACCGATACCATTATCGGAAATGATGTAATTTTTCCTGGTACCCCTTACATACTTAACAACTTTAACTATACCGTTAATATTTCGCCCTTTAGTAGTTTTTGGCGATTTGGCATAAGACTATCGACAAAAGGAGAAATAAAATTCAATCAGCCAGCTGACAGATACCAATCTCCCGACTTTTTAAACGAAAATATTGATATCCATCTAGGCGTAGGAGAATGGCACGAAGGTGTTTGGGATTTTCCGTATCGACTTCATCTCGCGCAATATAATATTAAAGGCTATGACCATCTATTATATAGATCGGAAGATTACGAAAGTGAATCAAAGATCTCTTGGGTATTCAGCTATGATTCTCACGCAGAGCTACTACACCTTTCAGTAAGTAGTGAAAATATGAACTATTTTGAAACATCAGTTCCTATTAAAAGAGAAATGAGATTTTTTCAGTTTTTCGCTTGGGCAGATGAGTCTTCATTTAAGTTAAATTGTGAAATAGAAATAAATAGGTATAGGGATGAAGATATCAATCAGATACAGGTTTTACAAGCTGGCAATATAGAGTTTAGGCATGGCGACATGATGGATTCTGAAGCGTTAAGAAAAGCCAATGTAATCATATTGCCTGCTGAAACTAATGGGGAATTTTCGGCTAACGTCAGATCTAGAGCATCGGAAATGGGAATCCCAGCCCCTACAACAGCAAGCCTAGGAGAGGTGGTTTTATATAAAATAGATAATTCACCTGAACCTGTATTTGCCGGATATGCTTATTCGGTCAATAGAAACGTATCTAATGCGAATGTTATTGTAAAAATATGCGACACTCTATCTAATATTATTTTAACAACTCCTCTATTAAGTGAAAATGTTTTTGGATTAAATCTTCCTTTATTGGGTACCGGGGCTGGCGGTCTTTCCGTAACAGAGGTCGCAGAAGTATATAACCGATGCTTCAATAACAAAAAGCACATACCTGTAATAGTCAGTGTACTGAAAGTATCCGACTTCGAACAGATTAAGAAATTGTTTTCAGGAAGGTACTTAACAATCGATCAACTAACTAACTTAGAAAAACCCCAAACCATTCATTTTTTAGAAGAAAGGCTCAGAATAAAGCTAGAGAAGGGAGCCTATTTATTAAATGTTCATGATGAAATAATTAGTTTAACTCTTAGCAACGTTAATATTAGAGAGGGTGAAGATTTAGTAGCCCTAAAAACCATAAAAAATTTTAGATTCCACAAATGTAATATCTACAATACTAGCTTTTTTTTAAAGTTCCCCAAATTAACTTCCTTGTCAATTAACTTTGGCAATGTTGTCGATTTTTCCTTTTTAGAAAAAATGAAGCAGTTAGAAGTTTTGGATGTTAGTAATAACACAATCCAATCATTAGATTTCTTAAAATCATTAACAATCCTAAAGAAGCTAGTCGCTAGAAGTTGCAATATTAAAGACATTCATTTTTTACAGAACCTCTTAAAGTTACAGGCTCTTGATCTTGCCAATAATAAGATTGAAGAAATTAAAACCTTGGAAGCCCTAGTTAATCTAGTGAATTTAAACTTGTCATTTAATAGAATAAGTTCAATTAGTCCATTAAGAAAGTTAAAGAACATCACTTTTCTCGATATTAGTAATAATAACATTATCCGATTTGAACAAATATTACAACTTACAAAATTAAATTATCTTAAAGCTGACAATAATCCGTATGTAAAACGAAGCGAGCTTATCTTAAAGGAAACAGAAAATCATCTCTCTGCTTTACGTAATATTTTACTAAGAGAACTTGAAGCAGAACAAATTCCCGTAGAACTACCTGCAAAACTACTACTACTAGGTAACCATGCAAGCGGGAAGACCTCTTTAATGAAATTTATTCTAAATGGTCACTTTAACGAAACTGTAGCATCAACGCACATTCTTCAAATTGAAAAATTTGGAAAAAACACAACAACTTCTTTACCTGAAGCCATCTTTTTTGACTTTGGCGGACAGGATTATTATCATGGCATTTATCGTGCATTTCTTAGTGGAGGAGCTGCATATTTAATTTTATGGAATGCGACATTTAATTTCAACACCCAAAGATTAGATACACAAAATTTCCTAACACAAGACTTTTCTATTGAATATTGGATGAGTCAAAAAAAGTATTTGGAAGACGAAAAGTTTTTTATCGGCTCAGATCCCGTATTGCTTATTCAGACACATGCAGACGAATCTCCAAGAAAAAGCTACTCTAACCCCAATCATTTTATAGACAATCAATTCTATGTGTCACTAAAAACTACACAACAAAGAGATGATTCATTTTCACTTCAAGATCAAAAAAACAAGCATGCACTAGAGTATTTAAGGCACTCTATTCAAGACTTAATAGAAGAGAGGAAATTGAAAACAAAAAGACCTAGTTGGTTCATCGACTTTCTAATTTTCATTTTAAATCAGAGCCGTGCAGAAGGATTTGAAAGTAGATCTTTAGATTATTTTACCCCTTATTACAAACGACCAGAACAAGATAACCACGATTTTTTACAAGAAGACTTGGATCAACTTCACAAGCAAGGTCTCATTCTTTATTATAAAGATATGCTACCTAATTGCGTATGGCTAAACCCAGCTGCATTGGTGAACTACGTCCATGAGACTATTTTGTCAAAAGCGAAAAAAAAGGATGGAGGAAGACTATCACCCGAAGATTTAGCTGAATATTCTCCAGCAGTTATCCAGCTATTAAAATATCAAAAAGTAATATTTGAACATCAATTTGGAATAAATGGTATAGAATTTATTATTCCTAACTTTTTACCCTTATCATCTGAGTCCAATGCGGAATTTAATCTATTGACATTCAGCATTGGAGAACCGAAATTTATCTTAAAATTTCTACATTTTATTCCATTTGGATTAATTAATCAGGCCATTTGCTTTTTTGGAAAACTACCAGAAAAAAAGATTTTTTGGCGAGATCAGTTACTGTTTATTTTGGAGGATAGTACCGTAGTATTAATCAGCATTGACTTCCAGAATTTGGAAATCCGAACTCACTTCTCATCGAAAAAAGGGCTGTCTGAAAGAGAAAATTCAGATATTATGAAATATCTCTTTTTTAGTTTACTAGGTTTATATTGGGATCTTGATATGCCAGACATTAGCAATTTCACAGCCTTTACAAGAGGACTACTTCAAAAAGATTATTTCTCACCCAACAGTGAAATTTACAAACAGTTGAACAATTGCGAACTTTTATTTGAGCGAGAAGCTTGTCGCCCGTTGGATCTTTATATTACTTTAAACAACAAGAATTTTATCAAATATCAAGACTTATGTAATGAAGACAATGTACTATTGATAAACTCCTGGGAATTAACTAATGAACGTACTTTTACAGAAAACTCAAAGTTTACTTCGGCGTTTCCTTTTCAGCCATTTACAAACAAAGAATTAAAAAGAAGGAAAAAAGTAGTTATCTCTTATTCAAAGAAAGACCTTAAACTTATCAACAAATTCAAAGATTATCTGATCCCACTTTATGACGACGAGTTGATTGATACTCCTTGGTATTGCTCTGAATTGATGCCAGGTAGCGATTGGGATGAGGAAATAGGCAAAAGGTTTTCCGAGGCTGATATTATTTTTTTCATGGTTAGTGAAAATTTAATGTCTACAAAATATGTAAAACAAAAAGAAATAAAATATGCTATTGACAGATGGGAGAAGGATCAATCAGTTAAGATAATTCCCATTTTGCTAGTGCCGTATCATTTCCAAAGAAATGGAAAGTATAATTTATCAAGGTTTACAACTCTTCCGTACACACTGAAGCCTGTAGTAGATTTTCCTAACCAATTAACTGCATGGCATTTAATATCTCACATTGTTAGAAAAGTAATTGAGAGTGACTTAAATCCTGAGAATGATCATGAAATTGTAACATCTGAAATAAGAATGTATTTCGAGAGAATAGCTTCGGATGATCAAAGCATGAGATTTCAAAACACAGGGTTTTAA